A region of Micromonospora chokoriensis DNA encodes the following proteins:
- a CDS encoding ArsR/SmtB family transcription factor yields the protein MSLKNPYGDFEITEPQALRALAHPVRLAILEHLQREGPATATGLSPHVGATPSVVSWHLRHLATFGLVTDWDGATSKRERWWQAAARGFRFVLPDDAEGQAAGRQLRGEMFARRAEVPQQWLLHDEPRLDAEWRGLAGVADTRFVATADELRQLEESIEELLAPYVRRKEESAPDGARIVRMLRYLLPESGDDSSAEPGDGAGTS from the coding sequence ATGTCTCTCAAGAATCCGTACGGGGATTTCGAGATCACCGAGCCGCAGGCGCTGCGGGCGTTGGCCCACCCCGTCCGGCTGGCCATCCTCGAACACCTCCAGCGGGAGGGCCCGGCCACCGCGACCGGGCTCTCGCCGCACGTCGGCGCCACACCGTCGGTGGTCAGCTGGCACCTGCGGCACCTCGCGACGTTCGGCCTGGTCACCGACTGGGACGGTGCCACCAGCAAGCGGGAGCGCTGGTGGCAGGCAGCGGCCCGTGGTTTCCGCTTCGTCCTGCCCGACGACGCCGAAGGGCAGGCCGCCGGCCGGCAACTGCGCGGTGAGATGTTCGCCCGGCGGGCCGAGGTGCCCCAGCAGTGGCTGCTGCACGACGAACCCCGACTCGACGCCGAGTGGCGCGGGCTGGCCGGTGTCGCCGACACCCGATTCGTGGCCACCGCCGACGAGCTGCGGCAGCTGGAGGAATCGATCGAGGAGCTGCTCGCTCCGTACGTGCGGCGCAAGGAGGAGTCGGCCCCGGACGGCGCGCGAATCGTCCGGATGCTGCGCTACCTCCTGCCCGAGTCCGGCGACGACTCCTCGGCCGAGCCGGGCGACGGCGCGGGCACATCATGA